From a single Micromonospora carbonacea genomic region:
- a CDS encoding S8 family peptidase, translated as MGALTWKLLDPDESRIAVDLGEPSPITVAWAWGGATGADVRVCVVDGGIESGHPLVGTVASSHAVVDRDGERKVVEVSHGDSFGHGTACAGIVREIAPDCEIHSVRVLSERGGGTGRTLLAGLEWAIRQRFDVINMSLSTTRPEFVQALRELADEAYFAGSVIVASAHNSPVESFPWRFSSVISVGSHTHLDPNRILYNPNPPVEFFARGQAVQVAGLRGSVIRSSGNSFATPHVAGRCALILSKHPRLTAFQLKTILFLTASNVRGERLDEPLYGAAGDLDRIGRHR; from the coding sequence ATGGGCGCGCTGACGTGGAAGCTCCTCGACCCCGACGAGAGCCGCATCGCGGTGGATCTGGGCGAGCCGAGCCCGATCACCGTGGCCTGGGCGTGGGGCGGGGCGACCGGCGCGGATGTCCGGGTGTGCGTCGTCGACGGCGGCATCGAGTCCGGGCACCCGTTGGTCGGCACGGTGGCGAGTTCACACGCCGTGGTCGACCGGGACGGCGAGCGGAAGGTCGTCGAGGTCTCCCACGGCGACTCCTTCGGTCACGGAACGGCCTGCGCGGGAATCGTGCGGGAGATCGCCCCGGATTGTGAGATCCACAGCGTCCGGGTGCTCAGCGAGCGGGGAGGTGGCACCGGGCGCACTCTGCTGGCGGGTCTGGAATGGGCGATCCGGCAGAGATTCGACGTGATCAACATGAGTCTCTCCACGACCCGTCCGGAGTTCGTCCAGGCGCTGCGGGAACTGGCCGACGAAGCATACTTCGCCGGGTCGGTCATCGTGGCATCGGCGCACAACTCGCCGGTTGAGAGCTTTCCGTGGCGGTTCTCGTCGGTCATTTCGGTGGGCAGCCATACGCATCTCGACCCGAACCGCATCCTGTACAACCCGAATCCCCCGGTTGAGTTCTTCGCCCGTGGTCAGGCGGTCCAGGTCGCAGGTCTGCGGGGCAGTGTCATCCGCAGCTCCGGCAACAGCTTCGCCACCCCGCACGTGGCCGGGCGGTGTGCCCTGATTCTGAGTAAGCACCCACGGCTGACGGCGTTCCAGCTGAAGACGATCCTGTTCTTGACGGCATCCAACGTACGAGGAGAACGTCTCGATGAGCCACTTTACGGAGCCGCAGGCGACCTCGACAGAATCGGTCGACACCGCTGA
- a CDS encoding GAF domain-containing protein — MSHFTEPQATSTESVDTAENRELLTSIVTVSRSIFGAAASSVFLFDQESNELVFKAVSGKGEGLLVGTRFPADRGVAGWVVATGQAVTTADLTANPVFARDLAERTGYVPDSIMAVPVVHRHDTLGVLQVLDPHPQSRSSIADLDLLAMFADQAALSLHILLRDDAARAAGDAGFAVLGRISTLLNGMDAEQRGRGVQMVESLHGILAGMAR, encoded by the coding sequence ATGAGCCACTTTACGGAGCCGCAGGCGACCTCGACAGAATCGGTCGACACCGCTGAGAATCGGGAACTGCTCACGTCGATCGTGACGGTTTCCAGGTCGATCTTCGGTGCGGCGGCCAGCTCGGTCTTCCTGTTCGACCAGGAGAGCAACGAACTGGTCTTCAAGGCGGTGTCCGGTAAGGGCGAAGGGCTCCTAGTGGGCACCCGCTTCCCGGCCGACCGCGGCGTTGCCGGCTGGGTGGTGGCGACCGGTCAGGCGGTCACCACCGCCGATCTGACCGCAAACCCGGTGTTCGCCCGGGACCTGGCAGAGCGGACCGGCTACGTGCCCGACTCGATCATGGCCGTCCCGGTCGTGCATCGGCACGACACGCTGGGCGTGCTGCAGGTCCTCGACCCACATCCGCAGTCCCGGTCCAGCATCGCCGACCTGGACCTGCTGGCGATGTTCGCCGACCAGGCAGCGCTGTCACTGCACATCCTGCTGCGCGACGACGCCGCACGGGCAGCGGGCGATGCCGGGTTCGCCGTTCTGGGAAGGATCTCCACCCTGCTCAACGGGATGGACGCCGAGCAGCGTGGCCGAGGCGTACAGATGGTCGAGTCGCTGCACGGGATACTGGCAGGGATGGCGCGCTGA
- a CDS encoding AfsR/SARP family transcriptional regulator produces MLLGMLLLRANTVVSVDQLLGAVWPEGLPRTARKNLQVYVSTLRRIVGDRIRHASYGYVLDAGPDELDALRFDDLTARGYAAYREGNLHESRGLLGRAVGLWRDGALVDLAGNPVIAADAEHLGQRYLAAFEDWVDLEIDEGNHLSVLAQLTGQARRHPFRERLIAATITALHRAGRRREALATFEAHRQLVARELGVAPSQVLQQLYRSILVDGAEAATPSGSGPGRVRPAQLPRDVSEFAGRAEHVNALVETLTGSHGTDVAVVTGAVGTGKTALAVRAGRRMAGSFADGEIFVSLRQPDGRPRSVRDVLTELLRATGLDASVPRDEHEAPAAWRSWIADREFLIILDDAVGEDQVRCLLPGNGRNRMLVTSSYRLSGLESVYRVTLDEMTDDEAGELLTGTLGQHRTASGPLQRILRRAGATPLVVRAVSTRLDALRHLSMDEYADLLESAPSVFDELPLGGTPIRERVARVYADLPEPQRRAVRVLGGLPAGPVYWSELVAACSTLFPAAAEVVHRLVEANIVAASHTCAVRYTVPALVRHFAADLSR; encoded by the coding sequence GTGCTTCTGGGCATGCTGTTGTTGCGGGCCAACACGGTCGTCTCGGTCGACCAACTCCTCGGGGCGGTGTGGCCCGAAGGGTTGCCGAGAACGGCGCGTAAGAACCTCCAGGTGTACGTCTCGACACTGCGCAGGATCGTCGGCGACCGCATCCGGCACGCCTCCTACGGATATGTCCTCGACGCCGGTCCGGACGAGTTGGACGCGCTGCGGTTCGACGATCTGACCGCCCGCGGCTACGCCGCGTACCGGGAGGGGAACCTGCACGAGTCTCGTGGCCTACTGGGCCGTGCGGTGGGTCTGTGGCGGGACGGCGCGTTGGTCGACCTCGCGGGCAACCCGGTGATCGCTGCCGACGCGGAGCACCTGGGCCAGCGATACCTGGCCGCCTTCGAGGACTGGGTGGACCTTGAGATCGACGAGGGCAACCACCTGTCCGTCCTCGCCCAGCTCACGGGGCAGGCTCGACGGCACCCGTTCCGGGAGCGGCTGATCGCCGCGACCATCACCGCGTTGCACCGAGCGGGGCGACGGCGTGAGGCACTGGCGACCTTCGAGGCCCACCGTCAGCTCGTCGCCCGCGAACTCGGTGTCGCTCCCAGCCAGGTCCTGCAACAGCTCTATCGCAGCATCCTGGTCGACGGCGCGGAGGCGGCCACACCGTCCGGGTCCGGCCCCGGACGCGTCCGTCCGGCGCAGCTGCCCCGCGACGTGTCCGAGTTCGCTGGCCGGGCCGAGCACGTCAACGCCCTGGTCGAGACCCTGACCGGGTCGCATGGCACCGACGTCGCGGTGGTCACCGGCGCGGTGGGCACCGGCAAGACCGCGCTGGCGGTCCGGGCAGGCCGACGGATGGCTGGCTCGTTCGCCGACGGTGAGATCTTCGTGTCGCTACGGCAACCGGACGGACGGCCCAGGTCCGTGCGGGACGTGCTCACCGAGCTGTTGCGGGCCACCGGGCTCGACGCCTCCGTTCCCCGGGACGAGCACGAGGCGCCGGCTGCGTGGCGGTCCTGGATCGCCGACCGCGAGTTCCTGATCATCCTGGACGATGCTGTCGGCGAGGACCAAGTGCGGTGCCTGCTGCCCGGAAACGGCCGGAATCGAATGTTGGTGACGAGTTCGTACCGCCTCAGCGGCCTGGAATCGGTGTACCGGGTCACGCTCGACGAGATGACCGACGACGAGGCCGGTGAGCTGCTGACAGGCACGCTGGGACAGCACCGAACCGCGAGTGGGCCGCTACAGCGCATCCTGCGCCGCGCGGGCGCCACGCCGTTGGTCGTGCGGGCCGTGTCGACCAGGCTCGACGCGCTACGACACCTCTCCATGGATGAGTACGCCGACCTGCTGGAGTCGGCCCCGTCTGTCTTCGATGAGTTGCCGTTGGGCGGGACCCCGATACGGGAGCGGGTCGCGCGGGTCTATGCCGACCTGCCCGAGCCCCAGCGACGGGCGGTTCGCGTCCTCGGTGGGCTGCCGGCCGGTCCGGTCTACTGGTCAGAGTTGGTGGCGGCGTGTTCCACCCTCTTCCCGGCAGCCGCCGAGGTCGTCCACCGCCTGGTCGAGGCCAACATCGTCGCGGCTTCGCACACCTGCGCCGTGCGGTACACGGTGCCCGCCCTGGTGCGGCACTTCGCCGCCGACCTCAGCCGCTGA
- a CDS encoding outer membrane protein assembly factor BamB family protein: MRVEETQESLRQRVTSPAAEGPPPAWSVPLRRLDQELGEIGPVVLVPDTRELRAVDRATGQERWRHPFTTGYQYVIAGESIVAADSDDGGMEVLDAATGVTWWRTAGSQDVVVHEQTVYARECAGTGDSATCTIVGRDVRSGRQLWERPADRFARVSDVTLGARAPYAPASGRYVAVRLSTSPRSAAYAPVAPTTGRVGAGRLPNRAWYGFVAGDLLVTTDNDPARGEQRCTVSIATVDAATGDKGWSGVVFSGRKEDGGCGKRLAHQHSGLTLIGAGTRLVAVTADGRPQLVDLRTGRTVWKGAAAGVPIDGDSHSVLVRGNADTGELALLDLSTGVTRWTAPDPLLSGASASWRSAVTEGLVAVSAAEDDRPVVLVYEARTGRQLGRYPGWLAGAGADWVAVSHTGPDGLAVDLRAF; encoded by the coding sequence GTGCGGGTCGAGGAGACTCAGGAGAGCCTGCGGCAGAGGGTCACGTCGCCCGCCGCCGAGGGCCCGCCGCCAGCCTGGTCGGTGCCGCTGCGGCGGCTCGACCAGGAGCTGGGCGAGATCGGTCCGGTGGTCCTGGTCCCCGACACGAGGGAACTGCGGGCCGTGGACCGCGCCACCGGCCAGGAGCGGTGGCGTCATCCGTTCACCACGGGCTACCAGTATGTGATCGCCGGCGAGTCGATCGTGGCCGCCGACAGCGACGACGGCGGCATGGAGGTGCTCGACGCGGCCACCGGCGTCACCTGGTGGCGGACGGCGGGGAGCCAGGACGTCGTCGTCCACGAGCAGACCGTCTACGCCAGGGAGTGCGCCGGCACCGGCGATTCCGCGACGTGCACGATCGTCGGCCGGGACGTGCGGAGCGGTCGCCAACTCTGGGAACGGCCCGCCGACCGGTTCGCCAGGGTGAGCGACGTGACCCTCGGTGCCCGCGCGCCGTACGCGCCGGCCAGCGGCCGATACGTCGCGGTGCGGCTGAGCACGTCCCCCCGGTCGGCGGCCTACGCCCCGGTCGCTCCCACCACCGGTCGGGTCGGCGCCGGACGGCTGCCGAACCGGGCCTGGTACGGCTTCGTGGCCGGGGACCTGCTGGTGACCACCGACAACGACCCTGCGCGGGGCGAACAGCGTTGCACGGTCAGCATCGCCACCGTCGACGCGGCCACCGGCGACAAGGGCTGGTCCGGCGTGGTCTTCAGCGGACGCAAGGAGGACGGTGGGTGCGGCAAGCGGTTGGCCCACCAGCACAGCGGGCTGACCCTGATCGGGGCCGGCACCCGGCTCGTCGCGGTCACCGCCGACGGACGGCCGCAACTGGTCGACCTACGGACCGGTCGGACGGTCTGGAAGGGCGCCGCCGCCGGGGTGCCGATCGACGGTGACAGCCACTCGGTGCTGGTGCGGGGCAACGCCGATACGGGTGAGCTGGCCTTGCTGGACCTGTCCACCGGCGTGACCCGCTGGACAGCGCCCGATCCGCTGCTGTCGGGCGCGTCGGCGAGCTGGCGGTCGGCGGTGACCGAGGGACTGGTGGCGGTCAGCGCGGCGGAGGACGACCGGCCGGTCGTGCTCGTGTACGAGGCTCGCACCGGCCGTCAGCTCGGCCGTTATCCGGGCTGGCTCGCCGGAGCCGGAGCGGACTGGGTCGCGGTCAGCCACACCGGCCCCGACGGCCTCGCGGTGGACCTGCGCGCCTTCTGA
- a CDS encoding family 43 glycosylhydrolase: MTRLNRLPRVGPRRHARRVGLAIGAAVTMLAGTAVFGPPSASAATVDTSASYVFVNRHSGKAMDLYDWSTAENAPVNQWTRNDLAVQQWQFVDAGDGFYKVRSRHSGKVLELPSAADGTQLVQTTDRGSATQQFRLQDSAGGFVRFVNRQSSKVIDLWEWSTADGARLTAYSNVDGANQQWQLVRLGGGTPTTTAPAYPQPGRVAGDVGVHDPTVVKRPDGTYLVAHTGDNIALKTSTDRITFRNAGAVFPGGAPWTTTYTGGSRNLWAPDLSYRNGRYHLYYSASTFGSNRSAIFLATSATGASGSWTNEGLVIESRTSDDFNAIDPNLVVDDQGRWWLSFGSFWSGIKLIQIDPATGRRLGTSMHSLASYGPGIEAPVMVKRGAWYYLYVSFDRCCQGASSTYRVMVGRSASPTGPFVDRAGRAMLSGGGTEILASHGSIHGPGHQAVLGDSDGDCLFYHYYADNGTSLLGINRIGYDAAAWPYVY; this comes from the coding sequence ATGACCAGGCTGAATCGGCTGCCGAGGGTGGGCCCGCGACGGCATGCACGGCGGGTCGGGCTGGCCATCGGCGCGGCGGTGACGATGCTGGCGGGCACTGCGGTGTTCGGCCCGCCGTCGGCCTCGGCGGCGACCGTGGACACGTCCGCATCGTACGTCTTCGTCAACCGGCACAGCGGCAAGGCGATGGACCTGTACGACTGGTCGACGGCGGAGAACGCGCCGGTGAACCAGTGGACCCGCAACGACCTCGCGGTGCAGCAGTGGCAGTTCGTCGACGCCGGCGACGGCTTCTACAAGGTGCGGTCGCGGCACAGCGGGAAGGTGCTGGAGCTGCCGAGCGCCGCCGACGGCACCCAGTTGGTGCAGACCACCGACCGGGGCTCCGCCACGCAGCAGTTCCGGTTGCAGGACTCCGCCGGCGGGTTCGTACGGTTCGTCAACCGGCAGTCGAGCAAGGTGATCGACCTGTGGGAGTGGTCGACGGCCGACGGGGCCCGGCTCACCGCATACTCCAACGTCGACGGCGCCAACCAGCAGTGGCAGCTGGTGCGCCTGGGCGGCGGGACGCCGACCACCACGGCGCCGGCCTACCCGCAGCCGGGCAGGGTCGCCGGGGACGTCGGCGTCCACGATCCGACCGTGGTCAAGCGGCCCGACGGCACCTACCTCGTCGCGCACACCGGGGACAACATCGCGCTGAAGACGTCGACGGACCGGATCACCTTCCGCAACGCCGGCGCGGTCTTCCCCGGCGGCGCGCCCTGGACCACCACCTACACCGGCGGCTCCCGCAACCTCTGGGCGCCGGACCTGTCGTACCGCAACGGCCGCTACCACCTCTACTACTCGGCGTCGACCTTCGGCTCCAACCGCTCGGCCATCTTCCTGGCCACCAGCGCCACCGGCGCGTCCGGAAGCTGGACCAACGAGGGTCTCGTCATCGAGTCGCGCACGTCGGACGACTTCAACGCGATCGACCCGAACCTCGTCGTCGACGACCAGGGCCGCTGGTGGTTGAGCTTCGGTTCGTTCTGGTCCGGGATCAAGCTGATCCAGATCGATCCGGCCACCGGACGCCGGCTCGGCACGTCGATGCACAGCCTCGCCAGCTACGGTCCCGGCATCGAGGCGCCCGTGATGGTCAAGCGTGGCGCCTGGTACTACCTGTACGTCTCGTTCGACCGCTGCTGCCAGGGCGCCAGCAGCACCTACCGCGTCATGGTGGGCCGGTCGGCGAGCCCGACGGGGCCGTTCGTCGACCGGGCCGGACGCGCCATGCTCTCGGGCGGGGGCACCGAGATCCTCGCCTCGCACGGCAGCATCCACGGCCCCGGCCACCAGGCGGTCCTCGGCGACAGCGACGGCGACTGCCTGTTCTACCACTACTACGCCGACAACGGCACGTCGCTGCTCGGCATCAACCGCATCGGCTACGACGCGGCCGCCTGGCCCTACGTGTACTGA
- a CDS encoding RyR domain-containing protein, translated as MRDERETLSRQAHDIWAAKRLADGWTYGEARDDEKKTHPNLVAYEELDDDDKSYDRELIDGTIRLLIKLGFRIERDST; from the coding sequence GTGCGCGACGAACGGGAGACGCTCTCCCGGCAGGCACACGACATCTGGGCCGCGAAGCGGCTCGCGGACGGATGGACATACGGTGAGGCCCGCGACGACGAGAAGAAGACCCACCCGAACCTGGTGGCCTACGAGGAGTTGGACGACGACGACAAGTCCTACGACCGGGAGCTCATCGACGGGACCATCCGGTTGTTGATCAAGCTGGGCTTCCGGATCGAGCGCGACTCCACCTGA
- a CDS encoding TIR domain-containing protein: MLDERPAAYFSHSYDVLDRRVTDFFLEALSERFALAVDPRSATLSTMHLELMMRRTACFVAVVTRRENQPQYRCSPFAVHEYGMAVLANRPRLVIPEINIPARHFIGADLARPFNRNRLAAYRMPLEALDELVARAREHADEVDRPLGAAALMLPPTREYAAAAPELRRLIAQAGWQVENISEALLRDEVDAAGAATLLDRYDFVLLDVLDPRTPSWVLPFLQARGVPTVRLVCHRAEDRAARQLPRLAVSHALQASSAVNRHAIWWSDVDGLLPELGREIGRLQMPRLQFAGLEEARRYVWSLGRDQGPVFLSSAQGDNDLAQLVAQELDLRNVEHFHYLFNSDLPRGKAWEHRLLAKVGECRIFVPLVSRHYLDSTWCRKEMDIALELSGQRRMRVLPYFLDHDAGASVPIQGTSIMHLDDVARVRRIVDDVDRALTDLTDRRHRPRIEVSVSGGRMAPDVDVVVLATGPTEYVAAARALRDPSPVVGTAEHPNRFGWLGGTVARPQGSGYQLVLCQAGADGGREALRAAVEAFGPEHVVLLGTASALVPADVVVADRICGFHRFSVDSSFVPSLDRDYPTDPGVAASADGLPSVARGTLAVGDEVVHAPQESAFAPVLEAWPDAVAVGVLSVDTVEQLEEFRTYGRISHFSAVAGVAPPGADDAGREAAAERAFTVVSRLVSAHWPRPPRTDAADEGASGVATAAD; the protein is encoded by the coding sequence ATGCTGGACGAGCGGCCTGCGGCATACTTCAGCCACAGCTACGACGTGCTGGATCGGCGGGTCACGGACTTTTTTCTGGAGGCGCTCTCCGAGCGGTTCGCGCTCGCCGTCGACCCGCGCTCGGCGACTTTGTCCACTATGCACCTTGAGTTGATGATGCGGCGTACCGCGTGTTTCGTCGCCGTCGTCACCCGTCGGGAAAACCAACCGCAATACCGCTGCTCACCGTTCGCGGTGCACGAGTACGGGATGGCGGTGCTGGCGAATCGGCCGAGGCTCGTGATCCCGGAGATCAACATTCCGGCCCGCCATTTCATCGGCGCGGACCTGGCCCGTCCGTTCAACCGCAACCGGCTCGCCGCCTACCGGATGCCGCTGGAGGCGCTCGACGAGCTGGTGGCCCGCGCCCGGGAGCACGCCGACGAGGTGGACCGGCCGCTGGGCGCCGCCGCGCTGATGCTCCCGCCGACCCGCGAGTACGCGGCCGCCGCGCCGGAGCTGCGCCGGCTCATCGCGCAGGCCGGCTGGCAGGTGGAGAACATCTCCGAGGCGCTGCTGCGGGACGAGGTCGACGCCGCGGGCGCAGCGACGCTGCTGGACCGCTACGACTTCGTCCTCCTCGACGTCCTGGACCCGCGGACGCCGTCGTGGGTGCTGCCGTTCCTCCAGGCCCGTGGGGTGCCGACGGTCCGGCTGGTGTGCCACCGCGCCGAGGACCGCGCGGCCCGGCAACTGCCCCGGCTCGCGGTCAGCCACGCCCTCCAGGCGTCCAGCGCGGTCAACCGGCACGCCATCTGGTGGTCCGACGTGGACGGGCTGCTGCCGGAGCTGGGCCGGGAGATCGGCCGGCTACAGATGCCCCGGCTCCAGTTCGCCGGCCTGGAGGAGGCCCGCCGGTACGTCTGGAGCCTCGGCCGCGACCAGGGCCCCGTCTTCCTCAGTAGCGCCCAGGGCGACAACGACCTCGCGCAGCTCGTCGCGCAGGAGCTCGACCTGCGCAACGTCGAGCACTTCCACTACCTGTTCAACAGCGACCTGCCCCGCGGCAAGGCGTGGGAGCACCGCCTGCTCGCCAAGGTCGGCGAGTGCCGGATCTTCGTGCCGCTGGTGAGCCGGCACTACCTCGACAGCACGTGGTGCCGCAAGGAGATGGACATCGCGCTGGAGCTGAGCGGCCAGCGGCGCATGCGGGTCCTGCCCTACTTCCTCGACCACGACGCCGGCGCCTCGGTCCCGATCCAGGGCACCTCGATCATGCACCTGGACGACGTGGCGCGGGTGCGGCGCATCGTCGACGACGTGGACCGGGCGCTCACCGACCTGACCGACCGGCGACACCGCCCCCGCATCGAGGTCTCCGTGTCCGGCGGGCGGATGGCGCCCGACGTGGACGTGGTCGTCCTCGCGACCGGCCCGACGGAGTACGTGGCGGCGGCCCGCGCGCTGCGCGACCCGTCCCCGGTGGTCGGCACGGCCGAGCACCCCAACCGCTTCGGCTGGCTCGGCGGCACCGTGGCCCGCCCGCAGGGCAGCGGCTACCAGCTGGTGCTCTGCCAGGCCGGCGCGGACGGCGGCCGGGAGGCGTTACGCGCGGCCGTCGAGGCGTTCGGGCCGGAGCACGTCGTGCTGCTCGGCACCGCGTCGGCCCTGGTGCCGGCCGACGTGGTGGTCGCCGACCGGATCTGCGGCTTCCACCGGTTCAGTGTGGACAGCTCGTTCGTGCCCAGCCTGGACCGGGACTACCCGACCGACCCCGGGGTCGCGGCCTCGGCCGACGGGCTGCCGTCGGTGGCGCGGGGCACGCTGGCCGTCGGCGACGAGGTGGTGCACGCGCCGCAGGAGTCGGCGTTCGCCCCGGTGCTGGAGGCGTGGCCGGACGCGGTGGCGGTGGGCGTGCTCTCGGTCGACACGGTCGAGCAGCTGGAGGAGTTCCGGACGTACGGGCGGATCAGCCACTTCAGCGCGGTCGCCGGGGTCGCGCCGCCCGGCGCGGACGATGCGGGCCGGGAGGCGGCGGCGGAGCGCGCCTTCACCGTCGTCAGCCGGCTAGTCTCGGCGCACTGGCCGCGACCGCCGCGCACCGACGCGGCAGACGAGGGGGCATCCGGTGTGGCAACCGCAGCCGATTGA
- a CDS encoding NUDIX domain-containing protein, with the protein MSENQRNVEILSEDVLLTTAIFTIRQARLRYRRFGADRSLSGDWSEEVTLVNADRGDSAAAVIVDTSRDEVVLVEQFRYPTLGDGSGWLVELVAGMVRADEEPESAIRREIREEIGYDVRALDRISTLYPSPGGSSERVVLFYGEIDDSLRVGEGGGRADEAENIARRAVPLGDLPDLIDSGTIRDAKTLAGLLWLRLLRSRR; encoded by the coding sequence GTGTCAGAAAACCAGCGGAACGTCGAGATCCTCTCCGAGGATGTGCTTCTCACCACCGCCATCTTCACCATTCGACAGGCCAGACTCCGTTATCGCCGCTTCGGTGCGGACCGCTCGTTGTCGGGCGACTGGAGCGAGGAGGTCACCCTCGTCAACGCCGACCGGGGCGACTCCGCCGCGGCGGTCATTGTGGACACCTCGCGCGACGAGGTCGTCCTCGTCGAGCAGTTCCGCTATCCGACCCTGGGCGACGGGTCGGGGTGGCTGGTCGAGCTCGTCGCCGGAATGGTCCGCGCCGACGAAGAACCGGAATCCGCGATCCGCCGCGAGATCCGGGAGGAGATCGGGTACGACGTCCGCGCCCTCGACCGGATCTCCACGCTCTACCCCTCGCCCGGCGGATCGTCGGAGCGGGTCGTCCTCTTCTACGGGGAGATCGACGACAGCCTGCGCGTCGGCGAGGGCGGCGGTCGCGCCGACGAGGCGGAGAACATCGCCCGCCGTGCCGTGCCGCTCGGCGACCTGCCGGACCTGATCGACAGCGGCACGATCCGCGACGCGAAGACCCTGGCCGGGCTCCTCTGGCTGCGCCTGTTGCGGTCCCGCCGGTGA
- a CDS encoding macro domain-containing protein codes for MTPLLLAVTGVLVSIGILLQILFSDPRRAGRQAAMQLPSVLLYAVAVSLLMFSIFPDSYADGRALGFSIGGAAAFVLAFTTLSFQWLARAGKRDELEADARRARDEVEQLKLRLTIVEAARKPQRLQRTVRTLALVRQDRRHRLGIVTGNIANVTGVDVWVNAENTQMEMARPTEPTISGTIRYRGGRRDAAGTLVDDLIYTELREVARRTPVAPATVFTTTSGALADANGVKRILHVASVDGSPGTGYRQVADVGGCMRNVLAELDRLNAAGEQLRSVLLPLLGTGNGGGDPERTAKVMIEAALDYFRAHPASRVRTVYLLAFTDLEEQIVRLALTEHGDISGLVRE; via the coding sequence GTGACGCCCCTGCTGCTCGCCGTCACCGGCGTGCTGGTGTCGATCGGCATCCTGCTGCAGATCCTGTTCTCCGACCCGCGGCGCGCCGGCCGACAGGCCGCGATGCAGCTCCCGTCCGTGCTGCTCTACGCGGTCGCGGTGTCACTGCTGATGTTCTCGATCTTCCCCGACTCGTACGCCGACGGCCGGGCCCTCGGGTTCAGCATCGGCGGCGCGGCGGCGTTCGTCCTCGCCTTCACCACCCTCTCCTTCCAGTGGCTGGCACGCGCCGGCAAGCGCGACGAACTCGAAGCTGACGCCCGCCGCGCCCGGGATGAGGTCGAGCAGCTCAAGCTGCGGCTCACCATCGTGGAGGCCGCGCGGAAGCCGCAGCGCCTGCAACGCACCGTCCGGACCCTCGCCCTCGTCCGGCAGGACCGCCGGCACCGGCTCGGCATCGTCACCGGCAACATCGCCAACGTCACCGGCGTCGACGTCTGGGTGAACGCCGAGAACACCCAGATGGAGATGGCCCGCCCGACGGAGCCGACCATCTCCGGCACGATCCGCTACCGGGGTGGCCGGCGGGACGCGGCCGGCACCCTGGTCGACGACCTCATCTACACCGAGCTGCGCGAGGTGGCCCGGCGCACGCCGGTCGCCCCCGCCACGGTCTTCACCACCACGTCCGGCGCGCTCGCCGACGCCAACGGCGTCAAGCGGATCCTGCACGTCGCCTCGGTGGACGGCTCACCGGGCACCGGCTACCGGCAGGTCGCCGACGTCGGCGGCTGCATGCGCAACGTGCTGGCCGAGTTGGACCGGCTCAACGCCGCCGGCGAGCAGCTGCGCAGCGTCCTCCTGCCGCTGCTCGGCACCGGCAACGGCGGCGGTGACCCGGAGCGGACCGCGAAGGTCATGATCGAGGCCGCGCTGGACTACTTCCGGGCGCACCCCGCCTCCCGGGTACGCACCGTCTACCTGCTCGCCTTCACCGACCTGGAGGAGCAGATCGTCCGCCTGGCGCTGACCGAGCACGGCGACATCAGCGGTC